The genomic region AGCTTGCAAGAAGTGGGCATAATCTTTCTTACCACTCAAATTTTATCTATCATGCGCAAGACCCGTTGCTCTAAAACGCTCTTTTTTATCACTAGGGGCAGAGAGAGTTTCCGCTACCAGCTGTGCGATCATTACAAACAAAAACGCCACCAATTTGATGAAGATTTTAAAGCCCTTCTAAGAACCCTAAAAATCGCTTTGGCGGAAAAATACCCCCTAAAAAAAGGGGCTAAAATCCAGGGCGAACATTGTTTTGAATATGAAGCCGATGATATTATCTCATTTTATAAAAAAAAAGACCCCAACAATTATGTGATAGCCAGCATGGATAAGGATATTTTATATTCCAATAGAGGTTCTCATTTCAACTTGAAAACCAACGCCTTTTTTAATGTGAGTCAAAAAGAAGCCCATTTTTTTGCTTATTACCAGTGCGTTGTGGGGGATAAGGGGGATAATATTAAAGGGGTTAAAGGGATTGGCGGCTTCAACTATAAAGATTTTTTAAACGAAGACGCTAAAGAGCATGAGCTGTGGGAACAGATCATTCAAGCGTTCAAAATTAAAGAAGATTTGAGCGATAGCGAAGCTAAAGAAAAGGCTCTTTTAAACATGCGTTTAGTCAATATGCACCAGATGACCCACCATGGCGTGATCAAACTATGGGAGCCTGAGTTTAAAAAAGCTTTTTTCCCTAAAAAAACACAAAAATCTGATTTCAAAAGAATTTCTTAAAACATTTTTAAAACAAAAACTTCTTTTAATATTGATTTTTAAAAACAAAAAATTATCGCTTACTTTATTGCAAACTCTTCACTATTGATTGTAAAAACGGCATTTTTTTAAAACAAAAACTTCCCAAAAAAGACAAAAGAACTATTTCCAAGGCTTTTTCTCGTGGCTTTAGAATTATAAGCATACACATACCCCCCACCCATATCAAAAGACAAACTCCTATAAGTCCAAACCCTAAAGCTGCTCATTAAAGAATATTCTTGGTAATCCCCAAAAGCCACCATCGCGTCTAAACGCACCCTTTTAGTCTTAAGCCCTAAAAAAACATAGCCTGAAATGCTAGAATTTGCAAAATAAATCGCTGGCACACCGGGCGCGTTGATCCCACGGCCATAGAATTTAGTCCTGTCGTTAAAAGTCCATAGATAGCCCTTATTGTTTCTTGCCGGAACGATATAAAAACCCGTTCCAAAATTAAAAATTTGGTATTTAAAAGTTTGATCGATCAAAAACAAACCGGCATTTTTAGCGCTTGTAGCCGCATCAGTGTTGCCGTATTGATACATGCCATGCACTAGAGTGCGCGAAGTGAAACCCTTAGCTAAAGAAGCGTCATACTCCAACTTACCCCCCACTTGCACTAAAACATTTTGGGTGGGCAAAGGCAAGCGGGTGTCCGTTAAAATAAAGGGAACGAATGTCAAATTTTTATTTTTGTATTCTGCGCCCAAAACAAACACTTCCCCCCCCACATACAAGCGTTTAGACACAGGATCATAAGACGCTAGAGCGTTTAGGGAAGTAGCGATCCGATTCCCTTGCTCTTTATTGATTTGATGCCCATTATAAAGCATGCTATCCATAAAAATCCCAAAATAACGCATGGAATTTTGCTTGAAAGCCACAGAGACCCCTTGAATATTACCCCCTATCCAATCAAAATCCACAAAATCGGTATTGAAACGCCCTAAAGCGATTTTAAAACGCTGGTTAGTGTATTGAAGATACGCATCAGAAACATCGCCAGCGCTCAAATAAGGCTTAACGTTGTTAGGGTTACCAAAAAAATTCCCTAGACTGATGTAAAGGTTAGCCAAACGCTGTTTGTTATAAATATTCCAAGCCCCAATAGCCCCAATACCAAAGGACCACCCATTGCTATAAGAAAAATCCACCCCAAGACGCGCTAAAGCCCCCACATAGCTGTGAGGGTTTTTTTGCGCCCCTTGATTATACA from Helicobacter pylori harbors:
- a CDS encoding 5'-3' exonuclease yields the protein MHPRTLLLDIDCVIPNIVRRLLSNKTLPKRFAAYSLQEVGIIFLTTQILSIMRKTRCSKTLFFITRGRESFRYQLCDHYKQKRHQFDEDFKALLRTLKIALAEKYPLKKGAKIQGEHCFEYEADDIISFYKKKDPNNYVIASMDKDILYSNRGSHFNLKTNAFFNVSQKEAHFFAYYQCVVGDKGDNIKGVKGIGGFNYKDFLNEDAKEHELWEQIIQAFKIKEDLSDSEAKEKALLNMRLVNMHQMTHHGVIKLWEPEFKKAFFPKKTQKSDFKRIS